The genome window taaaagaagaggactgtctgtctttctctcccctgctgtctctgcttctgctgtcttgcaatgtgagattcctgggtcactgttgccaccaccagatggactttggactttccagcctcagaaactgtaagcaataaatttcatttttctttataaattacccagtctcaggtattctgttgtagcaacacaaaatggattggTACATTGTATGAtgctgaggattttttcatgtgtctgttggccatttgcatatcttcttctgagaaattcctgttcagctcctttgcccattttatgtcaggttacttgtttttttattgtttagttgtttaagttccttatatattcttgttgTGGAAGCGAACTCAGCAAGGAAGCAGTCGAACACTTGGAGGGTTGGAGAGCCAGGTGTTTATTATGCTTGTGGGCTCAGATGAGCTCGTGCTCTGAAAATCTGGACCCCAAACCTAGGTCTGACAAGGCTTCTTATAAGCGGACTCTTCCAGGGCATATGTGGTCGGTGCAGATAAATTCTTCTCATAAAAGCCAAAAGAGTAAGCAGTGATTAATGGCCAGAGTAAGCATAGTTTCAAGGACAAGATATTACTTCAAGAACAAAGAAGTCTCGTGAGaaattatttcagcattttctCCAAccttctgaatattaatcctatGTCAGATgcacagtctgaaaatattttttcccacattCTAGGTTGCTTCTTTGTTCCattaattgtttctctttctctggagaagatttgagtttgaaataatcccatttgcttatttttgctttagttgcctgtgcttttgaagtcatgtttgtaaagacatttattctcttttgGGGGATGATTGCTGCTCCTTCACTCAGGGGCCAGAGGCACTGCTGGGTCTGGATTTTCAGGTCTCAGAGGCTGAATCTGAGAAAGAAGAATGTTCATTCATCGTTTCTGTCCTCAGAGCCACAGATGTTCTAAAGGCAAAGGAACAGGGGTGGGGTGGATATGAGGTCTGGTTTTCAGACAAGTTGGACACATTTCCCTTCCGCGTGTAAGTGATTTTCCCCAGAATGATCTCTTCTGCTCATCTTGTCATCTCCTGATGGGCGTGTGCACTAGAGGAAGGTGGAGAGGGTGTGGGAACTGGCTCTATTGCAGTTTGGGCTAATACTGACTTAGTTGACTCCATGgtgtttccttaaaaatattccCCGACTAATGTCACTAAACCTTAAAAGCTTTCATGGTGAATTCATATGTTCAGCCATGTGGCAGACATAGCTCCTAGGAGAGACTAAATTCTATATTGAAAGaagatgaatattttaaatattggtaaTTGTCTATTGCTTTCTACTACACTAAGTATCttcttttccattctgttttACTTTATTCACACTAgaaaattctcagttttcttttgctCCAGCTGGTGATGGAGAAAGCAGCTTCATGAATCATTCACATCAGTAGGTGACCCAGATCTGCTTCAAGTCAACCGGGAGAAATACTGTGGAATGAAGGCTCATCAAAGTCAGAACATTTGTGtcttcaatactttttttttttacaaggatGGGTAGGATCAGGCATTATGCTAGGCACTTTATAGACCTATTAAAGCATTGATCCTCGCACGAACTATGAGATCTCATTATACTATTTATACAGATTCAGAGAAgatatagagattttttttcaaagtcacACAGTGGGAAGGGAAGATTTAGCATTTAATCTTAGATGTGTCCAGTTGTAAAGTTTATTCTATGCCCTCTCCTGTGTACTGCCTTTAGCATTATCTCTTCATTTTGCTTtgagaaaagagatgaaaataaataaatgacttacCTAAATGTCAGACATTAATGACAGAATTGAACTGACCCCTATTTAGAAGTTTTTTACAGTATATACTTATTACCAGTTTCCAGTGGTTTCTATAAAGATGttacggggtgggggtgggggcttaaAACATCTCAGTGAGGCCACTCTTTGATCTTCCAGGACTAACTAGACATGAAGATGAGGAATCACACATCAGTAACTGAGTTCCTCCTGATGGGAATTCCTCATACAAAAGGGCTGGAAAATGTGCTCTTTGTCTTATTTCTGGCCTTCTACCTGCTCACTCTGCTGGGGAACCTGCCCATTCTTCTGgccatccttccttcctccaacctccacacccccatgtattTCTTCCTGGGAAACCTGTCAGTGTTTGACATATTTTTCCCTTCAGTGACTTCACCCAAAATGATGCTCTACCTAATGGGGCAAAGCCACACCATCTCTTACCAGGGCTGTGCCTACCAGCTCTTCTTTTACCACTTCCTGGGCTGCACTGAGTGCTTCCTCTACACTGTGATGGCTTATGACCACTCTATGGCCGTCTGTCACCCTCTGCAATACACGGTCATCATGAGCCATCAGGTGTGCACCGTCCTGACTCTAGCCACCTGGCTGGGGGCCTCTCTGCACGCATCTGTTCTCATGTTCCTCGTCTTTAACTTACCCTTCTGTGGCTTCAATGAGGTGAACGATTTTTTGTGTGATATCCCGGTGGTGCTGCCCCTGGCCTGTGCAGACACCTCTCTAGCGCACATGGTGAGTTTCATCAATGCAGGCATTGTTGCACTCGCATGTTTTCTTCCTGACctcacttctctcttttttttttttttttttgtctttttgtgaccagctgcaccgcgctcagccagtgagcgcaccggccatccttatataggatccgaacccacagcgggagcactgctgcgctcccagcgccgcactctcccgagtgcaccacggggtcggcccctaacCTCACTTCTTACATTTGCACTGTCACCTCTATATCGAAGATTCGTTCCTCAGAAGGCAGGCGCAGGGCCTTCTCAACCTGCAGTGCCCTTGAGACTTCCATCCTGCTGTTCTACGGACCTGTGATTCTCATTTACCTCCGACCTGCCTCCAGCCCTTGGCTGGATTCTGTGGTTGAGGTGTTGAATAATATTGTCACCTCTTCCCTGAATCCTTTGCTATATACCTTGAGAAACAAGGATGTGAAGCTGGCACTGAGAAAGGTGCTAATTCAAGGAGTAGGTAGTGGTGTGGAGTAAGCTTTATGTCACGACCTGTTCAGAGCTTTGCCTTGTAAGTATCTGGGGGCTGTCATTGTCTTATATTTGGTGTGATTACTATATGGGGTTTGGGACAAACATCTGAGATTAAATAGATTCTAGTGTAatttatgtgcatatgtgtatattattATCTATTCATCAAAATCTTTTGCAATGCTtcctatgtgccaaacactattCTATGCACTTCACAAATACTGGCATATGTAATTATCATAATAATTATATGAAGAAGataatattattatctcaatttgctgagaaagaaattaaggcacTGAGAGGCTAAGATGCTTCAACAGTGTACAGGGGTAGAAACGTGCCGAGCTAGGATGTAAACAAagggtctttttttaaaaaaaaatttattttattttgtcaatatacaatgtggttaattattgtagcccattaccgaaacctccctctctcctcccttgcctgcatccctcccaacaatgtccttcctcttagcttgtcatatcaacttcaaggaattgtaattgttctgtcttctacTCCCCCACACCCggtttatatgtgtatttattt of Cynocephalus volans isolate mCynVol1 chromosome 4, mCynVol1.pri, whole genome shotgun sequence contains these proteins:
- the LOC134377109 gene encoding putative olfactory receptor 10D4; the protein is MKMRNHTSVTEFLLMGIPHTKGLENVLFVLFLAFYLLTLLGNLPILLAILPSSNLHTPMYFFLGNLSVFDIFFPSVTSPKMMLYLMGQSHTISYQGCAYQLFFYHFLGCTECFLYTVMAYDHSMAVCHPLQYTVIMSHQVCTVLTLATWLGASLHASVLMFLVFNLPFCGFNEVNDFLCDIPVVLPLACADTSLAHMVSFINAGIVALACFLPNLTSYICTVTSISKIRSSEGRRRAFSTCSALETSILLFYGPVILIYLRPASSPWLDSVVEVLNNIVTSSLNPLLYTLRNKDVKLALRKVLIQGVGSGVE